In one Nicotiana tomentosiformis chromosome 6, ASM39032v3, whole genome shotgun sequence genomic region, the following are encoded:
- the LOC104118538 gene encoding uncharacterized protein isoform X1 — MDKKSLVKKPSEKRIQYTIGSEHYTLYEEVGQGVSALVHRALCNPLNEIVAIKILDFERDKCDLDRVSREAQIMVLVDHPNVLKSHCSFVCDQNLWVVMPYMAGGSCLHILKAAHPDGLGEVVIATVLREVLKGLEYLHDHGYIHRDVKAGNILIDSRGGIKLGDFGVSAYLFDSGDRQRIRNTFVGTPCWMAPEVMEQLHGYDCKADIWSFGITALELAHGHAPFSKYPPMKVLLMTLQNAPPGLDYERDKKFSKSFRQMIASCLVKDPSKRPSAKKLLKHPFFKQARSSDYISRTLLEGLPALGDRIKDLKRKEEDMLAQKKIPDGQKEEMSQNEYKRGISSWNFNLEDLKAQASLIPDEEILGENYQGGSTNSLPGLDNQGNRLQNQLSSLQLPKFQHQFSFGSQNSDATGFDDDNPSAPPSPADRTMTYSKAKNEKFDDDLSIASSIQDAQMSQNSSPCYEEMSVVGKGEHGTHAEAFEGIPINSCQRDKSSSQNISSCNVAFPQTSDDLPAEIFIKHSRTSAGSSEDLDEKTKYQVVQQRGRFKVTSENVDLEKVTPEHPAATQPLPPDATPANLSSQSIFPLLQNALQATITGTESILSAMRQVTRGDSTANLSVDLGCVPSNSVGVEKSLLEAALDREKELIRENNDLRLRLLVAQEELQKYKTENKNSK, encoded by the exons ATGGACAAGAAAAGTTTAGTAAAGAAGCCAAGCGAAAAGCGAATACAGTATACAATTGGATCCGAACATTACACACTGTACGAGGAGGTAGGGCAAGGAGTTAGCGCCTTGGTTCATCGCGCTCTTTGTAATCCTCTCAATGAGATCGTTGCCATCAAAATCCTAGATTTCGAGCGTGATAAATGTGATCtg GACCGCGTCTCACGGGAAGCACAGATAATGGTCCTAGTTGACCATCCCAATGTTCTTAAATCACACTGCTCCTTTGTATGTGATCAAAATCTTTGGGTTGTCATGCCGTACATGGCTGGAGGTTCCTGTCTCCACATACTGAAGGCTGCTCATCCTGATGGTCTCGGAGAGGTGGTTATTGCAACAGTCTTACGCGAAGTGCTAAAGGGTTTGGAATACCTTCATGATCATGGCTACATTCATCGGGATGTCAAA GCTGGAAATATTCTCATTGATTCACGTGGTGGAATAAAGTTGGGAGATTTTGGTGTATCAGCCTACTTGTTTGATTCAGGTGATAGGCAGCGTATACGGAACACATTTGTTGGAACTCCCTGTTG GATGGCACCGGAGGTCATGGAGCAATTGCATGGTTATGATTGCAA AGCTGATATTTGGTCTTTTGGCATAACTGCTTTAGAGCTTGCTCATGGACATGCTCCTTTCTCAAAATACCCTCCAATGAAG GTATTGCTAATGACATTGCAAAATGCACCACCGGGCCTTGATTATGAGAGGGATAAGAAGTTCTCAAAG TCCTTTAGGCAAATGATTGCTAGTTGCTTggtaaaagatccttcaaaaaGACCTTCAGCCAAAAAATTGTTGAAGCATCCTTTCTTTAAGCAAGCTAGGTCCAGTGATTATATATCAAGAACATTGTTGGAAGGCTTGCCAGCTCTTGGTGATCGCATAAAAGACCTGAAG AGAAAAGAAGAAGACATGCTAGCGCAAAAGAAGATACCAGATGGGCAGAAAGAAGAAATGTCACAG AATGAATATAAACGTGGGATTAGCAGCTGGAACTTCaatcttgaagatttgaaggcacaGGCTTCCTTG ATTCCAGATGAGGAAATTCTTGGTGAGAATTACCAAGGTGGGAGTACAAATTCACTCCCAGGGCTTGACAACCAAGGAAACCGGCTTCAAAATCAGTTATCTTCTCTACAACTTCCAAAATTTCAGCATCAATTCTCCTTTGGAAGTCAAAATTCAGATGCTACAGGATTC GATGATGACAATCCATCTGCCCCTCCTTCGCCTGCCGACCGCACCATGACTTATAGCAA AGCTAAAAACGAGAAATTTGATGATGATTTAAGCATCGCTAGTTCAATTCAAGATGCTCAAATGTCACAAAATTCTTCTCCTTGCTATGAGGAGATGAGTGTGGTGGGAAAAGGTGAACACGGGACTCATGCAGAAGCATTTGAAGGCATTCCCATAAATTCTTGTCAAAG GGATAAAAGTTCATCACAAAATATTTCCAGTTGCAATGTGGCTTTTCCTCAAACATCAGATGATTTGCCAGCTGAAATATTCATTAAACACTCCAGAACTTCAG CCGGTAGCAGTGAAGATCTTGATGAGAAGACTAAGTATCAAGTCGTTCAGCAGAGAGGACGGTTTAAAGTTACCTCTGAGAATGTTGACTTGGAAAAG GTGACTCCAGAACATCCGGCTGCTACTCAACCGTTACCACCTGATGCTACACCAGCAAATCTTTCTTCCCAGTCCATATTTCCACTACTGCAAAACGCTTTACAGGCAACTATTACTGGAACA GAGAGTATTCTTAGTGCAATGAGGCAAGTGACCCGTGGTGACTCCACAG CTAATCTTTCAGTGGACTTGGGATGCGTTCCGTCAAATTCAGTTGGAGTGGAGAAATCACTG TTGGAGGCAGCTCTTGACAGGGAGAAGGAATTAATTCGTGAAAATAATGATTTACGGTTGAG GCTATTGGTTGCTCAAGAAGAGCTTCAAAAATATAAAACAGAAAATAAGAACTCAAAGTGA
- the LOC104118538 gene encoding uncharacterized protein isoform X2 → MDKKSLVKKPSEKRIQYTIGSEHYTLYEEVGQGVSALVHRALCNPLNEIVAIKILDFERDKCDLDRVSREAQIMVLVDHPNVLKSHCSFVCDQNLWVVMPYMAGGSCLHILKAAHPDGLGEVVIATVLREVLKGLEYLHDHGYIHRDVKAGNILIDSRGGIKLGDFGVSAYLFDSGDRQRIRNTFVGTPCWMAPEVMEQLHGYDCKADIWSFGITALELAHGHAPFSKYPPMKVLLMTLQNAPPGLDYERDKKFSKSFRQMIASCLVKDPSKRPSAKKLLKHPFFKQARSSDYISRTLLEGLPALGDRIKDLKRKEEDMLAQKKIPDGQKEEMSQNEYKRGISSWNFNLEDLKAQASLIPDEEILGENYQGGSTNSLPGLDNQGNRLQNQLSSLQLPKFQHQFSFGSQNSDATGFDDDNPSAPPSPADRTMTYSKAKNEKFDDDLSIASSIQDAQMSQNSSPCYEEMSVVGKGEHGTHAEAFEGIPINSCQRDKSSSQNISSCNVAFPQTSDDLPAEIFIKHSRTSAGSSEDLDEKTKYQVVQQRGRFKVTSENVDLEKVTPEHPAATQPLPPDATPANLSSQSIFPLLQNALQATITGTESILSAMRQVTRGDSTVDLGCVPSNSVGVEKSLLEAALDREKELIRENNDLRLRLLVAQEELQKYKTENKNSK, encoded by the exons ATGGACAAGAAAAGTTTAGTAAAGAAGCCAAGCGAAAAGCGAATACAGTATACAATTGGATCCGAACATTACACACTGTACGAGGAGGTAGGGCAAGGAGTTAGCGCCTTGGTTCATCGCGCTCTTTGTAATCCTCTCAATGAGATCGTTGCCATCAAAATCCTAGATTTCGAGCGTGATAAATGTGATCtg GACCGCGTCTCACGGGAAGCACAGATAATGGTCCTAGTTGACCATCCCAATGTTCTTAAATCACACTGCTCCTTTGTATGTGATCAAAATCTTTGGGTTGTCATGCCGTACATGGCTGGAGGTTCCTGTCTCCACATACTGAAGGCTGCTCATCCTGATGGTCTCGGAGAGGTGGTTATTGCAACAGTCTTACGCGAAGTGCTAAAGGGTTTGGAATACCTTCATGATCATGGCTACATTCATCGGGATGTCAAA GCTGGAAATATTCTCATTGATTCACGTGGTGGAATAAAGTTGGGAGATTTTGGTGTATCAGCCTACTTGTTTGATTCAGGTGATAGGCAGCGTATACGGAACACATTTGTTGGAACTCCCTGTTG GATGGCACCGGAGGTCATGGAGCAATTGCATGGTTATGATTGCAA AGCTGATATTTGGTCTTTTGGCATAACTGCTTTAGAGCTTGCTCATGGACATGCTCCTTTCTCAAAATACCCTCCAATGAAG GTATTGCTAATGACATTGCAAAATGCACCACCGGGCCTTGATTATGAGAGGGATAAGAAGTTCTCAAAG TCCTTTAGGCAAATGATTGCTAGTTGCTTggtaaaagatccttcaaaaaGACCTTCAGCCAAAAAATTGTTGAAGCATCCTTTCTTTAAGCAAGCTAGGTCCAGTGATTATATATCAAGAACATTGTTGGAAGGCTTGCCAGCTCTTGGTGATCGCATAAAAGACCTGAAG AGAAAAGAAGAAGACATGCTAGCGCAAAAGAAGATACCAGATGGGCAGAAAGAAGAAATGTCACAG AATGAATATAAACGTGGGATTAGCAGCTGGAACTTCaatcttgaagatttgaaggcacaGGCTTCCTTG ATTCCAGATGAGGAAATTCTTGGTGAGAATTACCAAGGTGGGAGTACAAATTCACTCCCAGGGCTTGACAACCAAGGAAACCGGCTTCAAAATCAGTTATCTTCTCTACAACTTCCAAAATTTCAGCATCAATTCTCCTTTGGAAGTCAAAATTCAGATGCTACAGGATTC GATGATGACAATCCATCTGCCCCTCCTTCGCCTGCCGACCGCACCATGACTTATAGCAA AGCTAAAAACGAGAAATTTGATGATGATTTAAGCATCGCTAGTTCAATTCAAGATGCTCAAATGTCACAAAATTCTTCTCCTTGCTATGAGGAGATGAGTGTGGTGGGAAAAGGTGAACACGGGACTCATGCAGAAGCATTTGAAGGCATTCCCATAAATTCTTGTCAAAG GGATAAAAGTTCATCACAAAATATTTCCAGTTGCAATGTGGCTTTTCCTCAAACATCAGATGATTTGCCAGCTGAAATATTCATTAAACACTCCAGAACTTCAG CCGGTAGCAGTGAAGATCTTGATGAGAAGACTAAGTATCAAGTCGTTCAGCAGAGAGGACGGTTTAAAGTTACCTCTGAGAATGTTGACTTGGAAAAG GTGACTCCAGAACATCCGGCTGCTACTCAACCGTTACCACCTGATGCTACACCAGCAAATCTTTCTTCCCAGTCCATATTTCCACTACTGCAAAACGCTTTACAGGCAACTATTACTGGAACA GAGAGTATTCTTAGTGCAATGAGGCAAGTGACCCGTGGTGACTCCACAG TGGACTTGGGATGCGTTCCGTCAAATTCAGTTGGAGTGGAGAAATCACTG TTGGAGGCAGCTCTTGACAGGGAGAAGGAATTAATTCGTGAAAATAATGATTTACGGTTGAG GCTATTGGTTGCTCAAGAAGAGCTTCAAAAATATAAAACAGAAAATAAGAACTCAAAGTGA